The following proteins are encoded in a genomic region of Sulfurimonas sp. HSL3-7:
- a CDS encoding 4Fe-4S binding protein, which yields MKRKVKDLINNMNLAKVRFWIQLVSFILFVYGGYFAVDLGSKLPIFACPYNAQSGGACYLMPLQHQLAMPAKILLGGAGIAVLFGVLTFLFWFIFLNKAWCGYVCPFGTFQDWLTALRKSLGIRYSTYTQQQFEKLSKIKYIFLAIVLMVPLLIGVGVLGGEWSSAFCQICPARIISPMFSGDFSQWAIDFSTKTAMVLTAIGMIFAGLFLAGSFVKKRFFCFFCPMSALHFIFARSSIVKLRKEGSKCTRCGDCYSVCDMQIKDIADDVTSTDILRDDCILCLKCVAACPEDDALHFDILNLKAFSSTRQGFEKRMGIEKPKGDRDE from the coding sequence ATGAAGCGTAAAGTAAAAGATCTGATCAACAACATGAACCTTGCCAAAGTGCGGTTCTGGATACAGCTGGTCTCTTTCATCCTTTTTGTCTACGGCGGCTATTTTGCCGTGGATCTTGGGTCCAAACTGCCTATTTTTGCCTGCCCATACAACGCCCAGAGCGGCGGGGCCTGCTATCTTATGCCTCTGCAGCATCAGCTCGCCATGCCTGCGAAGATCCTGCTCGGCGGCGCAGGGATCGCCGTACTCTTCGGCGTGCTGACCTTTCTCTTCTGGTTTATCTTTTTGAACAAAGCCTGGTGCGGGTATGTCTGTCCGTTTGGAACATTCCAGGACTGGCTGACTGCGCTTAGAAAGAGTCTGGGGATCAGGTATTCGACCTATACACAGCAGCAGTTTGAGAAACTTTCAAAAATCAAATATATCTTTCTGGCGATCGTGCTTATGGTGCCGCTACTGATAGGTGTCGGTGTTCTCGGAGGCGAGTGGTCCTCCGCCTTCTGCCAGATATGCCCTGCCCGTATCATAAGCCCCATGTTCAGTGGGGACTTTTCGCAGTGGGCGATAGACTTCTCGACAAAGACGGCGATGGTCCTGACGGCCATCGGGATGATATTTGCAGGGCTTTTTCTGGCCGGTAGTTTTGTCAAAAAACGCTTTTTCTGCTTCTTCTGTCCGATGAGCGCCCTGCACTTCATCTTCGCCAGGTCCTCGATCGTAAAGCTTAGGAAAGAGGGGAGCAAATGCACCCGTTGCGGCGACTGCTACAGTGTCTGCGATATGCAGATAAAAGATATTGCGGATGATGTGACAAGCACGGATATACTCAGGGATGACTGTATTCTGTGTCTGAAATGTGTGGCGGCATGTCCCGAGGATGATGCGTTGCATTTTGATATTTTGAATCTCAAAGCATTCAGCTCGACGAGGCAGGGGTTTGAAAAGAGAATGGGGATAGAAAAACCGAAGGGAGATAGAGATGAGTAA